A genomic stretch from Mycobacterium cookii includes:
- a CDS encoding acyltransferase family protein codes for MAPPPAFRSTSRRTSDTTGRRPGIRALDGVRALAVALVLADHGGVAGMTGGFLGVDVFFVLSGFLITSLLLDELGRTGRIDLANFWIRRARRLLPALVLMVLTVAVGRQFFSPEAVARLRDDAVAAFFWAANWMFVADKTDYFTRGAPPSPLQHAWSLGVEEQYYLVWPLLLVAVAVGLARRARRRNTRATLGGVRLTVFVLATLGAAGSAAAAILLATDATRDRVYFGTDTRAQALLVGAAASALLVGDWSSLNRGWSLIRSRTGKWVARLLPVIGLAMLGAAAHYATGSAGEFRGGLLIVVAIAAVLVIAPVALDQRGPVAAVLAWGPLAWLGTISYGVYLWHWPIFLVLNGQRTGWSGLPLFAVRCAATLAVSTVSWWAIEQPIRKWRPVRVPLLPLAGATVATAAAVTMLVVPVVPKISGPLASSLPPGVSPVAVVSPSPPQGVRPAGAVGHRDPHRPFTVSVFGDSIGWTLMHFLPATPGFQFIDHTVIGCSLVRGGPYRYLDETLDQKNECESWPGRWASQVAIDQPDAVLLVVGRWETVDRVNEGKWTHIGDPAFDSYIAGELRRAVDILSFGGAPLTVTNLPYSRRGERPNGSLYPEDDPHRVDEWNTLLGRTIGNRPDVKILDFKKKLCPDGVYTAKVDDIPVRSDGVHLTDEGVKWLTPWLEQSLRTK; via the coding sequence ATCGCCCCGCCGCCCGCATTTCGGTCCACCTCACGCCGGACATCTGACACCACAGGTCGACGTCCGGGGATCCGCGCACTGGACGGCGTACGCGCCTTGGCGGTCGCGCTGGTGCTCGCCGATCACGGCGGCGTGGCCGGCATGACGGGGGGATTCCTCGGCGTCGACGTCTTCTTCGTGCTCAGCGGTTTCCTGATCACGTCGTTGCTGCTGGACGAATTGGGTCGCACCGGCCGCATCGATCTGGCCAACTTCTGGATTCGGCGGGCCCGGCGGCTGCTGCCGGCATTGGTGTTGATGGTGCTGACCGTCGCCGTCGGGCGGCAGTTCTTCTCGCCCGAAGCCGTCGCCCGGTTGCGCGATGACGCCGTGGCCGCGTTCTTCTGGGCGGCCAACTGGATGTTCGTCGCCGACAAGACCGACTACTTCACCCGGGGTGCTCCGCCGTCGCCGCTGCAGCACGCCTGGTCGCTCGGCGTGGAGGAGCAGTACTACCTGGTCTGGCCGCTGCTGCTGGTCGCGGTGGCGGTGGGGTTGGCGAGGCGGGCGCGTCGCCGGAACACCCGCGCCACCCTGGGCGGCGTCCGGTTGACAGTGTTCGTGCTGGCCACGCTGGGGGCGGCGGGCTCCGCCGCGGCCGCCATCCTGCTGGCCACCGATGCCACCCGCGACCGGGTCTACTTCGGCACCGACACCCGGGCCCAGGCGCTGCTGGTGGGTGCGGCGGCGTCGGCGTTGCTGGTGGGCGATTGGTCGTCGCTGAACCGTGGCTGGTCGCTGATCCGGTCGCGGACCGGGAAATGGGTGGCCCGACTACTGCCGGTCATCGGGCTGGCGATGTTGGGGGCGGCCGCGCATTACGCCACCGGCAGCGCCGGTGAGTTCCGCGGCGGCCTGCTGATCGTGGTCGCGATCGCGGCGGTGCTGGTGATCGCCCCGGTGGCGCTGGATCAGCGTGGTCCCGTCGCCGCCGTGCTGGCCTGGGGCCCGCTGGCGTGGCTGGGCACCATCTCCTACGGCGTCTACCTGTGGCACTGGCCGATCTTCCTGGTGCTCAACGGCCAGCGGACCGGTTGGTCGGGACTGCCGCTGTTCGCCGTTCGGTGCGCCGCCACACTGGCGGTGTCGACGGTGTCGTGGTGGGCGATCGAACAGCCGATCCGGAAATGGCGTCCGGTGCGGGTGCCGCTGCTGCCGCTGGCCGGTGCCACCGTGGCGACCGCCGCCGCGGTGACGATGCTGGTCGTCCCCGTGGTCCCCAAGATCAGCGGTCCACTGGCCAGCAGCTTGCCTCCCGGCGTGTCGCCGGTCGCGGTCGTCTCGCCGTCACCTCCGCAGGGCGTGCGGCCCGCGGGCGCCGTCGGGCACCGAGACCCGCACCGGCCGTTCACCGTCTCGGTATTCGGCGACTCGATCGGCTGGACGTTGATGCACTTCCTGCCGGCGACGCCGGGATTCCAATTCATCGACCACACCGTCATCGGCTGCAGCCTGGTGCGCGGCGGCCCCTACCGCTACCTCGACGAGACCCTCGATCAGAAGAACGAATGCGAATCGTGGCCGGGCCGATGGGCATCGCAGGTCGCCATCGACCAACCGGACGCCGTGCTGTTGGTCGTCGGTCGCTGGGAGACGGTGGACCGGGTCAACGAAGGCAAGTGGACCCACATCGGCGACCCGGCCTTCGATTCCTACATTGCCGGCGAACTGCGGCGGGCAGTGGACATCCTCAGCTTCGGCGGTGCGCCGTTGACCGTCACCAACCTGCCCTACAGCAGGCGCGGTGAACGACCCAACGGGAGCCTGTACCCCGAGGACGACCCGCACCGGGTCGACGAATGGAACACGTTGCTGGGCAGGACCATTGGCAACCGTCCGGACGTCAAGATATTGGACTTCAAGAAGAAGCTCTGCCCGGACGGCGTCTACACCGCCAAGGTCGACGACATCCCGGTCCGCAGCGACGGCGTCCACCTCACCGATGAAGGCGTCAAGTGGCTGACGCCGTGGCTCGAACAGTCGCTGCGCACGAAGTGA
- a CDS encoding O-methyltransferase has translation MTITLQDPRVADVLDRMYAASQAQMSQLRERAPDMSAARTVKERADAMSDFYIPVTPEAGRLLYSLVRAARPATIVEFGMSFGISALHLASAVRDNGTGRVITTEISETKIAAAKQTFIDTGLDDLITVLEGDALATLESLDGPVDFVLLDGWKELYLPVIKLLEGRLSPGALVVADNASTESIGPYLDHVRDVENGYVSANFAVRESDSMEISSYAEA, from the coding sequence ATGACCATCACATTGCAAGATCCACGGGTCGCCGACGTCCTGGACCGGATGTACGCCGCATCGCAGGCCCAGATGTCGCAGCTGCGTGAGCGGGCACCCGACATGTCCGCGGCACGGACCGTCAAAGAGCGCGCCGACGCGATGAGCGATTTCTACATCCCGGTGACGCCCGAAGCCGGTCGGCTGCTGTACTCCCTGGTGCGCGCTGCCCGTCCGGCGACCATCGTGGAATTCGGTATGTCCTTTGGTATTTCGGCGCTACACCTGGCGTCGGCAGTGCGCGACAACGGCACCGGCCGGGTAATCACCACCGAGATCAGCGAAACCAAGATCGCCGCCGCCAAGCAGACGTTCATCGATACCGGGCTCGACGACCTGATCACCGTGCTCGAAGGCGACGCCCTCGCCACGCTGGAAAGCCTGGACGGGCCAGTCGATTTCGTGTTGCTGGACGGGTGGAAAGAGCTGTACCTGCCGGTCATCAAGTTGCTGGAGGGCCGGCTCTCACCCGGCGCTCTGGTGGTCGCCGACAACGCCTCGACCGAGAGCATCGGGCCCTACCTCGATCACGTGCGCGACGTCGAGAATGGCTATGTGAGCGCCAATTTCGCCGTCCGGGAGAGCGACAGCATGGAGATCAGCAGCTACGCCGAAGCATAG
- a CDS encoding NADP-dependent oxidoreductase translates to MTPSPARAVRFDRYGGRDVLYVAEIDRPVPGAGEVLVEVRAAGINPGEAAIRSGALHEQFPTAFPSGEGSDLAGVVLEVGDGVDEFAVGDEVLGFSFQRSSHATHTNVPVDQLTRKPAELSWETAGSLYVVGATAYAAVRAVAPQAGETVAVSAAAGGVGSLVVQLLALRDVRVLGIASAGNAEWLRAHGVVPVEYGDGLADRLRQAAPEGIDAFIDLFGPDYVQLAVDLGVPPDRINTIISFAKAAEVGAKTEGSAEASTPAVLSEIAGLIVSGAVDFDVAASYPLDRVADAYEELEQRHTHGKIVLLP, encoded by the coding sequence ATGACACCTTCACCGGCACGAGCGGTTCGTTTCGATCGATACGGCGGGCGTGACGTGTTGTACGTGGCCGAGATCGACCGACCGGTGCCCGGCGCCGGCGAGGTGCTCGTCGAGGTCCGGGCCGCCGGGATCAACCCGGGTGAGGCCGCCATCCGCAGCGGCGCGCTGCACGAGCAGTTCCCGACCGCCTTTCCCTCCGGCGAGGGCAGCGACCTGGCCGGTGTCGTCCTCGAGGTCGGTGACGGGGTCGACGAATTCGCCGTCGGCGACGAGGTACTCGGATTCAGCTTCCAGCGATCCAGCCACGCGACGCATACGAATGTCCCGGTCGATCAGCTGACTCGCAAACCGGCCGAACTGAGTTGGGAGACCGCGGGATCGCTGTACGTGGTCGGTGCGACGGCCTACGCCGCCGTTCGCGCCGTGGCCCCGCAGGCCGGCGAGACCGTCGCGGTGTCCGCGGCGGCCGGCGGCGTCGGAAGCCTGGTCGTGCAACTGTTGGCCCTGCGCGACGTGCGGGTACTGGGCATCGCATCGGCGGGCAACGCCGAGTGGCTGCGCGCCCACGGTGTCGTACCGGTCGAATACGGCGACGGGCTGGCCGACCGGCTGCGGCAGGCCGCGCCGGAGGGCATCGATGCGTTCATTGACTTGTTCGGACCGGACTACGTGCAACTGGCGGTCGATCTCGGCGTGCCACCCGACCGGATCAACACCATCATCTCCTTCGCGAAGGCCGCTGAAGTCGGCGCGAAGACCGAGGGCAGCGCGGAGGCCTCGACACCCGCCGTGCTCAGCGAGATCGCCGGGCTGATCGTTTCTGGCGCAGTCGATTTCGACGTCGCGGCGAGCTACCCGCTGGACCGCGTCGCCGACGCTTACGAAGAGCTCGAACAGCGGCACACCCACGGCAAGATCGTTTTGCTGCCCTGA